A stretch of Microbulbifer bruguierae DNA encodes these proteins:
- a CDS encoding PilT/PilU family type 4a pilus ATPase, translated as MEIERLLQLVTEKGASDLFITAGVPASIKLHGKIVPVSTSSLTPEKAREMVVGIMNERQKKEFIETKELNFAISVRNVGRFRVSAFFQRNLVGMVLRRIETKIPTIDGLGLPEQLKELAMTKRGLIIFVGATGTGKSTSLASMIGHRNENSKGHIISIEDPIEFIHQHRGCIVTQREVGLDTDSFETALKNTLRQAPDVILIGEVRSRETMDHAIAFAETGHLCLCTLHANNANQALDRIIHFFPADRHQQLWMDLSLNLRAMVAQQLVPTPDGDGRRACLEIMINTPLMSDLIRKGEVHKMKELMKRSTEQGMQTFDQALYELYDRGEITYEDALSHADSANDLRLMIKLKSESDAEYLNSAADELSLASDSDSGSSPRIY; from the coding sequence ATGGAAATCGAACGACTCCTACAACTGGTGACTGAAAAAGGCGCATCGGATCTGTTCATCACCGCCGGTGTACCCGCCTCCATCAAACTGCACGGCAAGATCGTTCCTGTAAGCACCTCCTCCCTGACGCCGGAAAAAGCTCGGGAAATGGTCGTCGGCATCATGAACGAGCGGCAGAAAAAAGAGTTCATCGAAACCAAAGAACTCAACTTCGCCATCTCCGTGCGCAACGTCGGCCGCTTCCGGGTCTCCGCCTTCTTCCAGCGCAACCTCGTCGGCATGGTATTGCGTCGTATCGAAACCAAAATTCCCACCATCGACGGCCTCGGATTGCCGGAACAGCTCAAAGAGCTGGCGATGACCAAGCGCGGGCTGATCATCTTCGTGGGCGCCACCGGTACCGGCAAATCCACCTCGCTCGCCTCCATGATCGGTCACCGCAACGAGAACTCGAAGGGTCACATCATCTCCATCGAAGACCCGATCGAATTTATTCACCAGCACCGGGGCTGTATCGTGACCCAGCGCGAAGTGGGGCTCGATACCGACTCCTTCGAAACCGCGCTGAAGAACACCCTGCGTCAGGCGCCGGACGTCATCCTGATCGGTGAGGTGCGCTCCCGCGAAACCATGGACCACGCCATCGCCTTCGCCGAAACCGGCCACCTGTGCCTGTGTACCCTGCACGCCAACAACGCCAACCAGGCGCTGGACCGGATCATTCACTTCTTCCCCGCCGACCGGCACCAGCAGTTGTGGATGGACCTCTCCCTCAACCTGCGCGCCATGGTCGCCCAGCAGCTGGTGCCGACACCGGATGGCGACGGCCGCCGCGCCTGTCTCGAAATCATGATCAACACCCCGCTGATGTCGGATCTGATCCGCAAAGGTGAAGTGCACAAAATGAAGGAGCTGATGAAACGCTCCACCGAGCAGGGCATGCAGACCTTCGACCAGGCCCTGTACGAACTCTACGACCGCGGCGAAATCACCTACGAAGACGCCCTGTCACATGCCGACTCCGCCAACGACTTGCGCCTGATGATCAAGCTCAAGTCCGAGTCCGACGCCGAGTACCTCAACAGCGCCGCCGACGAACTCAGTCTCGCCAGCGATAGCGACAGCGGTAGTAGCCCGCGTATTTACTGA